Proteins encoded within one genomic window of Bradyrhizobium sp. 186:
- a CDS encoding glycosyltransferase → MSTASGNLAVIIVSYCNADDVDRCLKSLARSDWDRFEVFICENGGEAAYRRLLAALVGPERKLHRILDAPDTLDQPQKRLAAVVKCRFQNRTNAVRIGLAIENLGYGGGVNAWLEPLLGVPGWDSVLVLNPDTEVDSRGLSELIAKSAEGFGMVGGSLVFHNAPDKIINYGLHWSRTTGRVVAIGRNAPIGSAPSAEDLGRIDAVSGACVLATRAFVEDVGLMAEDYFLYMEDLDWGRRRGRHRIGFASKAIIRHIGGTTIGSAVAPEKRSHLSIYLSARNGIVYARRFAGWRWICHFGVGLLFVVRYMIKGSLSAGRVAFVGLLDGAKGETGRPDAAPGPQQLD, encoded by the coding sequence ATGTCGACAGCTAGCGGCAACCTTGCCGTCATCATCGTCTCATACTGCAATGCCGATGACGTCGATCGCTGCTTGAAATCGCTCGCTCGTTCGGATTGGGATCGGTTTGAGGTCTTCATTTGCGAAAATGGGGGGGAAGCAGCCTACCGGAGATTGCTGGCTGCGCTCGTGGGACCGGAACGAAAGTTGCATCGAATTTTGGATGCGCCGGATACTCTTGACCAGCCACAGAAACGACTGGCCGCAGTGGTGAAATGTCGATTTCAGAATCGCACGAATGCTGTCCGAATTGGGCTCGCAATCGAGAACCTCGGTTACGGCGGCGGCGTCAACGCGTGGCTCGAGCCATTGCTTGGCGTCCCCGGCTGGGATTCGGTGCTTGTCCTGAATCCCGATACCGAAGTAGATAGCCGCGGTCTGTCTGAATTGATTGCCAAGTCTGCTGAGGGATTCGGCATGGTGGGCGGAAGCCTGGTCTTTCACAATGCCCCTGACAAGATCATCAACTACGGACTGCATTGGTCTCGAACGACAGGCCGCGTTGTTGCCATCGGAAGGAATGCGCCAATTGGCAGTGCCCCCTCCGCCGAAGACCTTGGCCGGATCGATGCGGTAAGCGGAGCGTGTGTTCTGGCAACGCGAGCGTTCGTCGAAGACGTCGGTCTCATGGCTGAGGACTATTTCCTCTATATGGAAGATCTGGATTGGGGACGGCGGCGGGGAAGGCACCGCATCGGCTTCGCGAGCAAAGCTATCATTCGCCACATTGGAGGAACGACCATCGGCTCGGCCGTTGCCCCCGAGAAGCGCTCGCATCTCTCGATCTATTTGTCTGCCCGCAACGGCATTGTCTATGCTCGGCGCTTTGCGGGATGGCGCTGGATCTGCCATTTCGGAGTCGGACTGTTGTTCGTAGTGCGATACATGATCAAAGGCTCCTTGTCGGCCGGAAGAGTCGCTTTCGTGGGCTTGCTCGACGGGGCCAAAGGCGAGACAGGGCGGCCGGATGCCGCGCCCGGACCGCAACAGCTCGATTGA
- a CDS encoding IS66 family transposase: MSLKPDDLPSDLASAQAALLIEREALRAEREARLRVEVERDAAAAKVTRIQAEAINWQAEAANARAKLSDNEALIAHLELRIEKLKRELYGQRSERTARLLEQLELELEELVTTASEDELAAQAAAAKTQNVRPFMRKRPVRKPWPDDIERERVVIEAPTSCACCGGSRLAKIGEDVTKTLEEIPRRFKLIETVREKFTCRDCEKISQPPAPFHATPRGFIGPQLLATILFDKFGMHIPLNRQSARFKAEGIDLPLSTLADQVGHGTFAVMPLFHLIERHVLAAERLHGDDTTIRILAKGKCTTGRIWTYVRDDRPFAGPAPPAAVYYASSDRRGEHPQKHLAAFAGILQADCYNGFEPLFDPQRKVLPITPAFCFAHARRGFFELADIEKNAREGKKGKPVSPIALEAVRRLDALFEIERAINGRGADERRAVRQEKSKPLLEDMHVWLLRERETLSRSSEVLKPINYMLRRWDDFARFLDDGRICLTNNCAERALRGIALGRRNWTFAGSQRGADRAAIMLTMITTCRLNDVDPKAWLADVLARIADLPASRLHELLPWEWKRLRQADKPAGQQAA, from the coding sequence ATGAGTTTGAAGCCGGATGACCTTCCTTCGGACCTCGCCAGCGCCCAGGCGGCGCTGTTGATCGAACGTGAGGCGTTGCGGGCTGAACGCGAAGCGCGGCTGAGGGTCGAGGTCGAACGCGATGCGGCCGCGGCGAAGGTCACCCGGATACAGGCCGAAGCCATCAATTGGCAAGCCGAAGCGGCCAACGCGCGGGCGAAGCTGTCGGACAACGAGGCGCTGATCGCGCATCTCGAGCTGCGGATCGAGAAGCTCAAACGCGAACTGTACGGGCAGCGCTCCGAGCGCACGGCACGGCTGCTCGAGCAGCTGGAGTTGGAGCTCGAAGAACTCGTCACCACGGCGAGCGAGGATGAGCTTGCCGCGCAGGCCGCAGCGGCGAAGACGCAGAACGTCCGCCCCTTCATGCGCAAGCGGCCGGTGCGCAAGCCATGGCCGGACGACATCGAACGCGAGCGCGTCGTCATTGAGGCTCCAACGAGCTGCGCCTGCTGCGGTGGATCGCGGCTGGCGAAGATCGGTGAGGATGTGACCAAGACGCTGGAGGAGATCCCGCGCCGCTTCAAGCTGATCGAGACGGTACGCGAGAAGTTCACCTGCCGCGATTGCGAGAAGATCAGCCAGCCGCCCGCGCCGTTCCATGCCACGCCGCGCGGCTTCATCGGCCCGCAATTGCTGGCGACGATCCTGTTCGACAAGTTCGGCATGCATATCCCGCTCAACCGCCAGAGTGCGCGCTTTAAGGCGGAGGGGATCGACCTGCCGTTGTCGACGCTGGCCGACCAGGTCGGCCACGGGACCTTCGCCGTGATGCCGCTCTTCCACTTGATCGAACGCCATGTGCTCGCGGCCGAGCGCCTGCATGGCGACGACACCACCATCCGTATCCTGGCGAAGGGCAAGTGCACGACCGGGCGGATCTGGACCTATGTGCGGGATGACCGGCCCTTCGCCGGGCCTGCGCCGCCGGCGGCGGTCTATTACGCCTCGAGCGACCGACGAGGCGAGCATCCCCAGAAGCATCTGGCCGCCTTCGCCGGTATCCTGCAAGCCGATTGCTACAACGGCTTCGAGCCGCTGTTCGACCCGCAGAGGAAGGTGCTGCCGATTACGCCGGCGTTTTGCTTTGCCCATGCGCGGCGGGGCTTCTTCGAGCTGGCTGACATCGAGAAAAATGCTCGGGAAGGTAAGAAGGGCAAACCGGTCTCTCCGATCGCGCTGGAGGCGGTCAGACGCCTCGATGCGTTGTTCGAGATCGAGCGCGCCATCAACGGCCGCGGCGCCGACGAGCGGCGCGCCGTGCGCCAGGAAAAGAGCAAGCCGCTTCTCGAGGACATGCACGTCTGGTTGCTGCGTGAGCGCGAAACCCTCTCGCGCTCTTCCGAGGTCCTGAAACCGATCAACTACATGCTCAGGCGCTGGGACGACTTCGCCCGCTTCCTCGACGATGGCAGGATCTGCTTGACCAACAATTGTGCTGAGCGCGCATTGAGAGGCATCGCCTTGGGAAGGCGCAACTGGACCTTCGCCGGCAGCCAGCGTGGCGCCGACCGTGCCGCCATCATGCTGACGATGATCACGACCTGTCGCCTCAACGACGTCGATCCCAAGGCCTGGCTCGCCGACGTCCTCGCCCGCATCGCCGATCTTCCCGCATCGCGTCTGCACGAACTGCTGCCCTGGGAATGGAAGCGCCTGCGCCAAGCCGACAAGCCCGCCGGTCAGCAGGCCGCCTGA
- the tnpB gene encoding IS66 family insertion sequence element accessory protein TnpB (TnpB, as the term is used for proteins encoded by IS66 family insertion elements, is considered an accessory protein, since TnpC, encoded by a neighboring gene, is a DDE family transposase.) codes for MIPIPSGVRVWLATGHTDMRRGFPSLALQVQEVLKHDPLGGHLFCFRGRRSDLIKIIWHDSQGACLFTKRLERGRFIWPSAAGEAVTISPAQLSYLLSGIDWRNPQETLRPTRVG; via the coding sequence ATGATTCCGATCCCCTCTGGCGTGCGGGTATGGCTGGCGACGGGCCATACCGATATGCGGCGCGGCTTTCCGAGCCTGGCTTTGCAGGTGCAGGAGGTCTTGAAGCATGACCCACTGGGGGGTCATTTGTTTTGCTTCAGGGGGCGCCGTTCAGATCTGATAAAAATCATCTGGCACGATTCTCAGGGAGCGTGCCTGTTTACAAAAAGACTCGAAAGAGGAAGATTCATCTGGCCTTCGGCTGCCGGTGAAGCCGTGACGATCTCTCCGGCGCAACTTTCTTACCTGCTGTCTGGGATCGACTGGCGGAATCCTCAAGAAACTTTGCGTCCAACGCGAGTTGGATAG
- a CDS encoding transposase, producing MGQISVLTGPERRRRWSEDERCRIVAEAFAPGSCVAQVARDHDISTGLIYTWRRRLRQDLADQGFVEAAMEAEPIKEAAPSGEVIVVELTGSGRIRICGSAPPLLVSAVLKALR from the coding sequence ATGGGTCAGATTTCGGTGCTGACGGGGCCGGAACGCCGACGGCGTTGGAGCGAGGATGAACGATGCCGGATCGTTGCGGAGGCCTTTGCGCCGGGATCGTGTGTGGCGCAGGTTGCGCGGGATCACGATATTTCGACGGGGCTGATTTACACCTGGCGGCGCCGGCTTCGCCAGGACCTTGCTGACCAGGGCTTTGTGGAAGCGGCGATGGAAGCGGAGCCGATCAAGGAAGCGGCACCGTCCGGTGAAGTGATCGTGGTGGAATTGACGGGGAGCGGACGGATCAGGATTTGTGGGTCGGCGCCGCCCTTGCTGGTGTCGGCGGTGTTGAAGGCGCTGCGATGA
- a CDS encoding polysaccharide deacetylase family protein encodes MIVLNYHELVEASPSNAWCLTHEMFEAHLALCEEGLVSPQSFLKHCSDPKPSRTGAVLLTFDDGFLSDYTHIYARYMTTGRIPGFMSFIPVGFVGSPGRMSWEMIEELGRGGVAIGSHGMAHVDLTTVSDVKLERELRLSKSMLEDRLGQPVTLFAFPYGRFSRRVWEAALRAGYTHLFTIQLGYHRGFESFLYSRLCLTNSMDAEYMRHHLLDPDAMRGFSWRISTKLGLYRQLMRWRYR; translated from the coding sequence ATGATTGTCCTGAATTATCATGAGCTGGTGGAAGCCTCGCCTTCGAATGCGTGGTGCCTGACGCATGAAATGTTCGAAGCGCATCTTGCGCTTTGCGAGGAAGGGCTGGTCTCGCCTCAGAGTTTTCTGAAGCATTGCTCCGATCCGAAACCCAGCCGTACCGGTGCGGTCCTGTTAACCTTCGACGATGGATTTCTTTCGGACTACACGCATATCTATGCCCGTTACATGACGACCGGTCGTATTCCAGGTTTCATGTCCTTTATCCCGGTCGGCTTTGTAGGCTCGCCGGGACGTATGAGTTGGGAGATGATCGAGGAGCTTGGCAGGGGCGGCGTTGCGATCGGTTCACATGGCATGGCCCACGTCGATTTGACGACTGTCTCGGACGTAAAACTCGAGCGCGAGCTCAGACTGTCGAAGTCGATGCTCGAGGATCGCCTCGGACAACCAGTAACTCTTTTCGCTTTCCCATACGGGCGGTTTTCCCGACGAGTCTGGGAGGCGGCGCTGAGAGCTGGCTATACACACCTCTTTACAATCCAGCTTGGGTATCATCGCGGATTCGAATCTTTTCTCTATTCCCGCCTTTGTCTGACGAACAGCATGGATGCGGAGTACATGCGCCACCACTTGCTTGATCCGGATGCGATGCGCGGCTTTTCCTGGAGGATCAGCACTAAGCTCGGGCTCTATCGTCAACTGATGCGCTGGCGGTATCGATAG
- a CDS encoding glycosyltransferase family 4 protein produces MNQRPLSGGQAARRIAFATIGDASEVRFWSGTPFHMAKSLANEGHEVVHIGPLSAPILPLYKTYSRLCRAFRRQGLSPFHAGPVVAQYAADAARKICAVSPDFVFAPAGSNFAWAVPTGVPLVYTSDATFRLVDNYHPNYRNLSRNAREIAERLERDTIARADLVLYPSEWAAESAVRDYGADRARVHVIPWGANLEEAPNRDSVLACRKPGPCRLLFIGANWEEKGADIAIGTVAELKDRGVEAELVICGCTPPKPVTQDGLTIIPYLDKNDREQRKRLDQLYRDADFFLLPTRADCYGIVFCEAAAHGVPSIAPATGGVSCAIRDEETGILLPPNATKADYATVISQIFANKDRLARLRQSSRDAFEARLNWQAWARRVSDLIQTL; encoded by the coding sequence ATGAATCAGCGCCCGCTCTCCGGCGGCCAAGCAGCGCGGCGGATTGCTTTCGCCACGATCGGCGACGCAAGCGAGGTCAGGTTCTGGTCCGGCACGCCATTTCACATGGCGAAATCGCTCGCAAACGAAGGTCATGAGGTGGTCCATATCGGTCCCCTCAGCGCACCGATCTTACCTCTATACAAGACGTATTCCAGACTTTGCCGTGCCTTTCGCAGGCAAGGCCTCTCCCCATTTCATGCGGGGCCTGTCGTTGCACAGTATGCAGCGGACGCTGCACGCAAAATCTGCGCGGTCTCACCCGACTTCGTCTTCGCGCCCGCCGGCTCCAACTTCGCCTGGGCAGTGCCTACGGGCGTTCCCCTCGTCTATACGTCCGATGCGACCTTTCGGCTTGTCGACAATTACCACCCTAACTATCGGAACTTGTCACGCAATGCTCGGGAGATTGCTGAACGCCTGGAACGCGACACCATCGCACGCGCGGATCTTGTCCTCTACCCGTCGGAATGGGCCGCCGAATCTGCTGTTAGAGATTACGGTGCCGACCGCGCGCGGGTGCATGTCATTCCCTGGGGCGCCAACCTCGAAGAAGCACCCAATCGTGACTCTGTACTTGCGTGCCGCAAGCCGGGTCCGTGCCGGCTCCTGTTCATCGGTGCCAACTGGGAAGAGAAGGGCGCGGACATCGCGATCGGGACTGTCGCTGAACTAAAGGACAGGGGCGTGGAGGCGGAGCTCGTGATCTGCGGATGCACTCCGCCCAAGCCAGTCACCCAGGATGGCCTGACGATCATCCCGTACCTGGACAAGAATGATCGTGAACAGCGCAAGCGACTGGATCAACTCTATCGCGACGCGGATTTCTTTCTGTTGCCGACCCGGGCAGATTGCTACGGCATCGTGTTTTGCGAAGCGGCAGCCCATGGCGTACCGAGCATTGCACCGGCCACCGGTGGCGTCTCCTGCGCTATCCGCGACGAGGAGACGGGAATCTTGTTACCGCCCAATGCGACGAAGGCGGACTATGCGACGGTGATCTCCCAGATCTTTGCTAACAAGGACCGGCTGGCACGCCTGAGGCAATCGAGCCGGGACGCCTTCGAGGCTCGATTGAACTGGCAGGCTTGGGCCCGGCGCGTCTCAGATCTGATTCAAACTCTATGA
- a CDS encoding glycosyltransferase, which yields MTIQNIQVPTFDLGPQIPRVIHQIYFSKNPLPIVLARNIQAIKTMNPGWEHRLYDDQAMATFIVEHYGLEIANLFYKINPQYGAARADLFRYLLMYKRGGVYLDIKSTTVEPLDGAIRPNDRFILSRWRNSPGEPHAGWGVHKEFEANRKREFQQWHIIAAPGHPFLKAVIERVLTNIQNYRSWVHGVGNKGVWRTTGPIAYMLAIEPLMSSNSYRMVANETELSLQYNVCSDPSNLFGKHYGLLSDPIVSMDGWLSIPAHHIYSQVRNVYRQFLLKPPA from the coding sequence ATGACCATCCAAAATATTCAAGTTCCGACGTTTGATCTGGGGCCTCAGATTCCCCGCGTTATTCATCAAATATATTTCTCGAAAAATCCGTTACCGATCGTCTTGGCAAGGAATATACAAGCCATCAAAACAATGAATCCCGGCTGGGAACACAGACTATACGACGATCAAGCGATGGCTACCTTCATCGTCGAGCATTACGGCCTAGAAATTGCGAACCTGTTCTATAAGATCAATCCGCAGTACGGAGCGGCGCGAGCGGATCTCTTCCGCTATCTCCTCATGTACAAGCGCGGTGGGGTCTATCTTGATATCAAAAGCACAACGGTCGAGCCTCTCGACGGAGCCATTCGACCAAACGACAGGTTTATTCTGTCACGTTGGCGGAATAGCCCTGGCGAGCCGCACGCGGGCTGGGGTGTGCACAAAGAGTTTGAGGCTAACCGGAAGCGCGAATTTCAACAGTGGCATATCATAGCCGCTCCCGGTCATCCGTTTCTAAAGGCAGTGATCGAGCGGGTTTTGACAAACATCCAAAATTACCGATCGTGGGTGCATGGCGTCGGAAACAAGGGCGTCTGGAGAACAACGGGCCCCATAGCGTATATGCTGGCCATCGAGCCGCTGATGAGTAGTAACAGTTACCGCATGGTCGCAAACGAGACGGAGCTGTCATTGCAATACAACGTGTGCAGCGATCCCTCTAATCTTTTCGGTAAGCATTACGGGTTACTATCAGACCCCATAGTCTCGATGGATGGATGGCTTTCCATTCCAGCGCATCATATCTATTCTCAGGTGCGCAATGTCTATCGCCAGTTTCTTTTAAAGCCCCCGGCGTAG
- a CDS encoding O-antigen ligase family protein, whose translation MSSAFEVFALSRKSFELDSDFQRTYLQDRQQSAVRRATGGSPSRAELYLKLLLVTIFLPEGLSFFVGDFRLTVARVLIFVLSIAAISRLSQRNPRAVVCVPSDILAPVAGVWMMLAATVTDGFTGLKGAGIEAISFTGAYLSFRYLLGPVDSSVRIARFSSKLIILIVGVALLDSLTDRLFTYDFIKGITGYVKPSYEGAFALKSETLFREGVIRAMGPMEHSILFGAVCVWFGTLALTTFRPQVFGWGVAGIALVGVLASQARSPLLAYVIGFALAIFYAATPRFTTRWKLVGLAVTCVLLTVFTFSGNPVVTLVRLGGVSPEAAWYRQAIWETGGPVVLGSPIFGIGLNGDWNWQSHGALVSGSVDAFWLAAAMNYGIPGSVLILLTLVGSCGLGSIDRSPYLTPEEGRLSVALGIVIATIVFLGFMVHFWGICFILIAVFAGMRANLAETAVLRDRAARAAETGYDSITGGVLLQGGDARAAQRSSVVLG comes from the coding sequence ATGTCTTCGGCATTCGAGGTATTCGCTTTGAGCCGCAAAAGCTTTGAATTGGATTCGGATTTTCAACGTACCTATCTGCAGGATCGCCAGCAGAGTGCAGTTAGGCGCGCTACAGGCGGTTCGCCCTCACGTGCCGAACTATATCTCAAACTATTATTGGTCACAATTTTTTTGCCCGAGGGTCTGTCTTTCTTCGTCGGTGACTTTCGCCTCACCGTCGCTCGAGTTCTGATTTTTGTTTTATCCATCGCAGCGATATCGCGGCTCTCCCAGCGCAACCCGCGAGCTGTAGTCTGCGTTCCATCGGATATTCTCGCGCCGGTTGCGGGCGTCTGGATGATGTTGGCTGCCACCGTAACGGATGGTTTCACGGGTCTTAAAGGAGCGGGGATCGAGGCAATTTCATTCACCGGCGCATATTTGAGCTTCCGGTATCTTCTCGGTCCGGTCGATAGCTCCGTGCGAATCGCACGCTTCTCTTCCAAGCTGATTATTCTGATTGTCGGTGTCGCGCTTCTCGACTCTCTGACTGATAGACTGTTCACCTATGACTTCATCAAAGGAATTACTGGTTATGTGAAGCCCAGTTATGAAGGTGCGTTCGCGTTGAAGTCCGAGACTTTGTTTAGGGAAGGGGTCATTCGTGCCATGGGTCCAATGGAGCATTCGATATTATTCGGTGCCGTTTGTGTTTGGTTCGGGACCTTGGCGCTCACTACGTTTAGGCCCCAGGTGTTCGGCTGGGGTGTTGCAGGGATCGCGCTGGTAGGTGTCTTGGCTTCGCAGGCGCGGAGTCCATTACTTGCCTATGTGATCGGATTTGCTCTCGCGATTTTTTATGCTGCAACCCCTCGCTTTACAACCAGATGGAAGTTGGTCGGACTGGCTGTGACTTGTGTTCTCCTTACTGTTTTCACTTTCTCTGGCAACCCGGTCGTAACGCTTGTACGCCTTGGCGGGGTAAGTCCGGAGGCGGCCTGGTACCGTCAAGCGATCTGGGAGACCGGGGGGCCTGTAGTACTCGGTTCGCCGATCTTCGGAATTGGTTTGAACGGCGACTGGAATTGGCAGTCTCACGGCGCGCTTGTGAGCGGGAGCGTGGATGCTTTTTGGCTTGCCGCCGCAATGAATTACGGAATTCCTGGGAGCGTATTAATCCTTTTGACGCTTGTAGGCTCATGCGGGCTTGGTTCGATCGATAGATCGCCTTACCTTACTCCCGAAGAAGGACGGCTATCAGTGGCGCTCGGAATTGTCATAGCAACTATCGTTTTTCTGGGGTTCATGGTTCACTTTTGGGGCATCTGTTTCATCCTTATCGCTGTCTTTGCCGGAATGCGAGCGAACCTCGCGGAAACGGCGGTGCTGCGCGATAGAGCCGCAAGAGCGGCGGAAACTGGATATGATTCGATTACCGGAGGCGTTTTACTGCAGGGCGGTGACGCGCGTGCCGCGCAGAGGAGCTCCGTTGTTCTCGGGTGA
- a CDS encoding glycosyltransferase family A protein translates to MTSQAHRPNAEGVAEGPLVTVVMCVYNAGEYLRPSLLSIIDQTYRNLDILIIDDGSTDGCFNSVQDLLADGRIRVIHQANASKPVAINRALDQIRGEYYAIQDADDISYPTRIERQVRALLTRPHLAAVFCGNELIIEGRFMAPVFAPRGEDDCQSEIRAFRMPALDPTGMFRTSLIGHLRFEPSLQVAETYDYILRIGEEHPMIVLGECLYAYRILPNSLTRRAPAWRKQFEAEAFRRACERRGLRFEPECDDRGHRSRNSLLDNNIAAHFIKSVLDSRRSNRRLSALRTGWQCACLHPADPHYYKALAYALIPPSVASRLRRDFLAIPLETTK, encoded by the coding sequence ATGACGTCCCAAGCACATCGGCCCAATGCTGAAGGGGTAGCTGAAGGTCCCCTCGTCACGGTCGTGATGTGCGTTTACAACGCAGGGGAATATTTGCGGCCTTCGTTGTTGAGCATAATTGATCAGACGTATAGAAATTTGGATATCCTCATTATCGACGACGGCAGCACGGACGGCTGCTTCAACTCGGTTCAAGATTTGCTGGCAGACGGGCGTATTCGCGTGATCCATCAAGCGAACGCAAGCAAGCCTGTGGCGATCAATCGAGCGCTCGATCAGATCCGCGGCGAGTACTACGCAATTCAAGACGCGGATGACATCAGCTATCCAACGAGAATTGAAAGACAGGTTCGTGCGCTGCTCACCAGGCCGCATTTGGCTGCCGTATTCTGCGGTAACGAGCTGATCATTGAGGGGAGATTCATGGCCCCCGTGTTTGCACCGAGAGGAGAGGACGACTGCCAGTCTGAGATTAGAGCCTTTCGAATGCCTGCCCTTGATCCCACAGGAATGTTTCGAACGTCATTGATCGGCCATTTGCGGTTCGAGCCTTCATTGCAGGTCGCCGAGACCTACGATTACATATTGAGAATTGGCGAAGAGCATCCGATGATTGTATTGGGCGAGTGCCTTTACGCGTACCGCATTCTTCCCAATTCACTCACCCGACGTGCGCCAGCGTGGCGCAAGCAATTCGAGGCTGAGGCCTTCAGGCGGGCCTGCGAGCGACGAGGTTTGCGGTTCGAGCCAGAATGCGATGATAGAGGCCACAGGTCCCGTAATAGCTTGCTGGATAACAATATCGCCGCCCATTTCATCAAGAGCGTGCTGGATTCACGTCGGTCAAACCGTCGTTTGTCAGCGCTAAGGACGGGTTGGCAATGTGCTTGTTTGCATCCCGCGGATCCACACTATTACAAGGCGCTTGCTTATGCGCTGATTCCACCCAGCGTGGCGAGCCGCCTACGTCGTGACTTCTTGGCGATTCCTTTGGAGACGACGAAATGA
- a CDS encoding class I SAM-dependent methyltransferase — translation MATVSSRTLEIAHDWKITDYYDKAESDAWTDPFWKPRTPFRRLFERLDTTSTVELACGHGRHSARLLSTKRDQTTLRSLVLMDVVEENVRHCKERFSDVPEVSAHTNSGYDFYPVEDGSVSAIFCFDAMVHFEYDAVFSYLQDACRILRPGGRALFHHSNLDKYPGSDYRSNPHWRNFMSRNMFAHAANRSGLRVLEQVTIDWDKARNLDCLTLVEKASDGSPGMEKPRARSERSRLTRLADKVKFIFLK, via the coding sequence ATGGCCACGGTTTCCTCGCGAACTTTAGAGATCGCGCACGATTGGAAGATCACAGACTATTACGATAAAGCGGAATCGGATGCCTGGACCGACCCGTTTTGGAAGCCGCGGACGCCATTCCGACGTTTGTTCGAGAGATTGGATACGACATCAACCGTCGAACTCGCGTGCGGGCACGGTCGGCATTCCGCTCGTTTGTTGAGCACGAAGCGAGACCAGACCACGCTTCGATCGCTCGTCCTGATGGATGTCGTTGAGGAGAATGTGCGACATTGCAAGGAACGATTCTCGGATGTTCCTGAAGTAAGCGCGCATACCAATAGTGGCTACGATTTCTATCCCGTCGAGGATGGATCCGTCTCTGCGATATTCTGTTTTGATGCGATGGTGCATTTTGAATATGATGCCGTCTTTTCATACCTACAGGATGCGTGTCGTATCCTGCGACCCGGCGGCCGCGCACTGTTCCATCATTCAAACTTAGACAAATACCCAGGCTCGGATTACAGAAGCAATCCCCATTGGCGCAATTTTATGAGCAGAAATATGTTTGCCCACGCTGCGAATAGATCTGGTTTGCGTGTGCTCGAGCAAGTTACCATAGATTGGGACAAAGCCCGGAATTTGGACTGTCTGACCCTTGTCGAGAAGGCTTCAGATGGCTCACCGGGTATGGAAAAACCGAGAGCGCGCAGCGAACGCAGCCGGCTTACTCGCCTCGCGGACAAAGTCAAATTCATCTTCCTAAAATAG
- a CDS encoding class I SAM-dependent methyltransferase produces MVDEPGELVNFVAAIIATITTPVPASPMMAKPDSNLCYGWVPEMICKACLSDGEHSRHIFVEMMFGTRERFEYQECIDCGTIQRLSEIADESRFYPSGYYSFTTPPRNSRLTAIRDAHAFGMKSVLGAVASLVRYDPIVGVIGDFGIDPGSRVLDVGCGSARLLHRMSAAGFKNLTGIDPYISKSASGTVTIHKSELQSMSGEFDFIMFNHSLEHVPDPDQSLGNARKLLAPGGRILVRIPTSSSHAWMEYGPNWVQLDAPRHIVIPSRKGMNALAKRCSLSVKQSIDDSTAFQFWGSEMYRRSKPLTSGPSDLFSRHELRRFAKRAEKLNLEQQGDQVAFLLTAA; encoded by the coding sequence TTGGTCGACGAACCCGGCGAACTCGTCAATTTCGTTGCGGCTATTATAGCGACAATCACTACACCCGTTCCGGCTTCTCCGATGATGGCTAAGCCGGATTCGAACCTCTGCTATGGCTGGGTACCTGAGATGATTTGTAAAGCTTGCTTGTCAGACGGCGAACATTCCCGTCACATATTTGTTGAGATGATGTTTGGCACAAGAGAGCGATTTGAATACCAGGAATGTATTGATTGTGGAACGATTCAGCGCCTGTCGGAAATAGCAGACGAGAGTCGTTTTTACCCCAGTGGCTATTATTCGTTCACCACGCCTCCGCGAAATTCGCGGCTTACCGCAATCAGGGATGCGCATGCATTTGGCATGAAAAGCGTATTGGGAGCCGTGGCGTCCCTTGTGAGGTACGATCCCATCGTAGGGGTCATCGGAGATTTTGGAATTGATCCTGGCTCTCGGGTGCTGGACGTTGGCTGCGGCTCTGCGAGGCTCCTTCACAGAATGTCTGCGGCAGGGTTCAAGAATCTTACCGGAATAGACCCTTATATTTCCAAATCAGCATCAGGCACCGTGACGATTCACAAATCGGAACTTCAAAGCATGTCCGGCGAGTTTGATTTCATCATGTTCAATCACTCGTTAGAACATGTCCCTGATCCGGACCAAAGTCTTGGCAATGCAAGAAAGCTACTTGCGCCCGGGGGCCGCATCCTGGTTCGCATCCCAACATCGTCCTCGCATGCATGGATGGAGTACGGCCCGAATTGGGTCCAACTGGATGCACCGCGCCATATTGTAATTCCCTCTCGCAAGGGGATGAACGCATTAGCGAAGCGCTGCAGCCTGTCTGTTAAACAATCGATTGACGATTCTACTGCGTTTCAGTTCTGGGGCAGCGAGATGTATAGAAGGTCTAAGCCGCTCACATCCGGGCCAAGCGATTTATTTAGCCGGCACGAGTTGAGAAGGTTTGCCAAACGAGCGGAGAAGTTGAATCTCGAACAACAGGGAGATCAGGTAGCTTTCCTCTTGACCGCTGCTTAG